Proteins encoded in a region of the Halostella limicola genome:
- a CDS encoding DUF7344 domain-containing protein, with translation MSTIEASADEPTREEPSDSDDAPTLTVDDVFHLLQDGRRRNVLRCLQGEDGAVRVDDVAERVAARECDTTVRALPPEERERVYVSLYHSHLPKLDDAGVVEYDESAETVERTPLADRLDHYLPSVESGDEADDAARGWDGRYLGVSGFCAALLVGVAFDIAPLANVSGVALSAVVLVLFTAVTATKIATT, from the coding sequence ATGAGCACGATCGAAGCCTCCGCCGACGAACCGACGAGAGAGGAGCCGTCCGACAGCGACGACGCCCCGACCCTCACGGTGGACGACGTCTTCCACCTCCTCCAGGACGGGCGCCGGCGGAACGTCCTCCGGTGCCTGCAGGGAGAGGACGGGGCCGTGCGGGTGGACGATGTCGCGGAGCGGGTGGCCGCGCGGGAATGCGACACGACGGTCCGGGCGTTGCCGCCCGAGGAGCGCGAGCGCGTCTACGTCTCGCTGTATCACTCTCACCTCCCGAAGCTCGACGATGCGGGCGTCGTCGAGTACGACGAGAGTGCCGAGACGGTCGAGCGCACCCCGCTCGCGGACCGCCTCGACCACTATCTCCCGTCTGTCGAATCCGGCGACGAAGCGGACGACGCCGCGCGCGGCTGGGACGGCCGCTACCTCGGCGTGTCGGGGTTCTGCGCCGCCCTCCTCGTCGGGGTGGCCTTCGATATTGCACCGTTAGCGAACGTCTCCGGCGTCGCGCTCTCGGCGGTCGTCCTGGTGCTGTTCACGGCGGTGACGGCGACGAAAATCGCGACGACGTGA
- a CDS encoding Na+/H+ antiporter NhaC family protein, whose protein sequence is MASEFGAISLVPPLLAIVLAIATRRAMLSLFLGVWVGGAIVAAAAADTVVEYAAVPFTGVVEAFDWIVSAVGESTFQAKIIIFTFLLGAGIALLWRLGGSLAVAQFARSKVDSHRRVGVVTWLFGMVWFFDDYANTAIVGSAMKDMADNMRMSREKLAYILDSTAAPVATFGISSWVAFQIGLVASAYEEMGIQGETPSAVATFLWSIPFNVYCLLAVLMVGIVVVTQRDFGEMLDAETRARRTGNVTREDANPLQSMKEDLGDPVTDDPRLRTFVFPVLVLVVVVLGGAAYTGWTGFMGSDAVEGTFTFGEALLGQAPMDGGEIALGIAENADFTGALVWGSFGMVATALTLGLIDDHIDLEEGMETVLDGFGIMLHAVSILVLAWSIGSVASALGTGDYVTGIAEGIVTPTLLPIVILFAAAFISFSIGTSWGTMALVTPVAVPLAWSIGNQNPEMVAVAVGAVFSGSIFGDHCSPISDTTILSSTFAGSDHIDHVRTQMYYAVTVISVATLAYLIYGVTGLGPAVFLPVCAVVLIGLVYGLSELDASRKDVPAKPFDGAGADRGTAGDD, encoded by the coding sequence ATGGCATCGGAATTCGGAGCGATATCGCTTGTACCGCCGTTGCTGGCGATCGTGTTGGCGATCGCCACGAGACGGGCGATGCTGTCGCTGTTTCTCGGCGTGTGGGTCGGGGGAGCGATCGTCGCCGCCGCCGCGGCCGACACCGTCGTCGAGTACGCCGCGGTACCGTTCACCGGCGTCGTCGAGGCGTTCGACTGGATTGTCAGCGCCGTCGGGGAGAGCACGTTCCAGGCGAAGATCATCATCTTCACCTTCCTGCTCGGCGCGGGGATAGCCCTGCTCTGGCGGCTCGGGGGGTCGCTCGCCGTCGCCCAGTTCGCCCGGTCGAAAGTGGACTCCCACCGCCGGGTGGGGGTCGTCACGTGGCTGTTCGGGATGGTGTGGTTCTTCGACGACTACGCCAACACCGCCATCGTCGGGTCGGCGATGAAGGACATGGCCGACAACATGCGGATGTCCCGGGAGAAGCTGGCGTACATCCTCGACTCGACGGCCGCCCCCGTCGCGACGTTCGGCATCTCCTCGTGGGTCGCGTTCCAGATCGGCCTCGTCGCGAGCGCGTACGAGGAGATGGGCATCCAGGGCGAGACGCCGTCGGCCGTGGCCACGTTCCTCTGGTCGATCCCGTTCAACGTCTACTGCCTGCTCGCCGTGTTGATGGTCGGCATCGTCGTCGTCACCCAGCGTGACTTCGGCGAGATGCTGGACGCGGAGACCCGCGCCCGCAGGACGGGCAACGTGACGCGGGAGGACGCCAATCCGCTCCAGAGCATGAAGGAGGACCTGGGCGACCCCGTGACTGACGACCCCCGCCTGCGGACGTTCGTCTTCCCGGTACTCGTCCTCGTCGTCGTCGTGCTCGGCGGCGCGGCTTACACCGGATGGACCGGATTCATGGGGTCCGACGCCGTCGAGGGAACGTTCACCTTCGGCGAGGCGCTTCTCGGACAGGCACCGATGGACGGCGGCGAGATAGCCCTCGGCATCGCTGAGAACGCCGACTTCACCGGCGCGCTCGTCTGGGGGTCGTTCGGCATGGTGGCGACCGCGCTCACGCTCGGCCTGATCGACGACCACATCGACCTAGAGGAGGGGATGGAGACCGTGCTCGACGGCTTCGGCATCATGCTGCACGCGGTCAGCATCCTCGTGCTGGCGTGGTCGATCGGGTCGGTCGCCTCCGCCCTCGGCACGGGCGACTACGTCACCGGCATCGCCGAGGGGATCGTCACGCCGACGCTCCTCCCCATCGTCATCCTGTTTGCCGCGGCGTTCATCTCGTTCTCGATCGGGACCTCGTGGGGGACCATGGCGCTCGTCACGCCCGTCGCCGTGCCGCTGGCGTGGTCGATCGGCAACCAGAACCCCGAGATGGTCGCCGTCGCCGTCGGCGCGGTGTTCAGCGGGTCGATCTTCGGCGACCACTGCTCGCCGATCTCCGACACGACCATCCTCTCGTCGACGTTCGCCGGGTCGGACCACATCGACCACGTCCGCACGCAGATGTACTACGCCGTCACCGTCATCTCCGTCGCGACGCTCGCGTACCTCATCTACGGCGTCACCGGCCTCGGGCCGGCCGTCTTCCTGCCCGTATGCGCGGTCGTGCTGATCGGTCTCGTCTACGGGCTCTCCGAACTCGACGCGAGTCGGAAGGACGTGCCCGCCAAGCCGTTCGACGGGGCGGGCGCCGACCGCGGAACGGCCGGGGACGACTGA
- a CDS encoding DoxX family protein has translation MGREEEFEYAGSVAGYVTVLVRLVVGYWFLHAGWGKFGFVAGEPFDAGGYLANADGSPIAGLFALVAETPWLLELTNVMIPVGEFLIGLGLILGAFTRLAAFFGGVLMTLFYLGNADWAHGYVNGDLLGLLLFVVVGVFAAGRLLGVDAYLEETEFVKQRPKLRYLLG, from the coding sequence ATGGGTCGAGAGGAAGAGTTCGAGTACGCCGGGTCGGTCGCCGGCTACGTGACCGTGCTGGTCCGGCTCGTCGTGGGGTACTGGTTCCTCCACGCCGGCTGGGGGAAGTTCGGCTTCGTCGCGGGCGAGCCGTTCGACGCCGGGGGCTACCTGGCGAACGCCGACGGCAGCCCGATCGCCGGGCTGTTCGCGCTGGTGGCCGAGACGCCGTGGCTGCTGGAGCTCACGAACGTCATGATCCCGGTCGGCGAGTTCCTCATCGGCCTGGGGCTGATCCTAGGAGCGTTCACCCGGCTGGCGGCGTTCTTCGGCGGGGTCCTCATGACCCTGTTCTACCTCGGGAACGCCGACTGGGCCCACGGCTACGTGAACGGCGACCTGCTCGGCCTCCTGCTGTTCGTGGTCGTCGGCGTGTTCGCCGCGGGCCGGCTCCTCGGCGTGGACGCCTACCTCGAGGAGACCGAGTTCGTGAAGCAGCGGCCGAAGCTCCGCTACCTCCTCGGGTAG